The following proteins are encoded in a genomic region of Paralichthys olivaceus isolate ysfri-2021 chromosome 23, ASM2471397v2, whole genome shotgun sequence:
- the mdm2 gene encoding E3 ubiquitin-protein ligase Mdm2, whose translation MSADSELSTDTSDDNKLVKPKVEFRSLLQHAGATKDVFTMKEVMFYLGQYIIQNQLYDQKQQHIVQCSHDALGRVLGVDSFSVKEPRVLFAMITKNLVAVKSQESPPSENEPNGNSQTDRGTEEAESESRSSSPDRRKRRRRRGRRRRSCRSNEPGPSHSVEDDEDEEESEDEEEEEGRKRRRSDSFSFTFDDSLSWCVIGGLGGKRDRHSSQSSESHSTSGRSEVTVPASDSESDNFSVEFEVESADSDDYNEDDTSLSADDQVYEVTIFEAEDDDSFDEDTEITEADYWRCVKCDELNPPLPRNCLRCWTLRRDWLPEESLNATNSSPSSPKALPKKPTDQSAAKEASGSDVEENEGVDVPDGKRARTPPLSQCFSDCTSSAPNSQDLLSSSQPSSSYSSTDSQELLQSSLTCSPPAPAVPELERSVSAEWRLPESCLDPCLICQSRPKNGCIVHGRTGHLMSCYVCARKLKKRNKLCPVCRLPIQSVVFTYLS comes from the exons AG GTGATGTTCTACCTGGGTCAGTACATCATCCAGAACCAGCTGTACgaccagaagcagcagcacatcgTCCAAtgctcccatgatgcactgggGCGGGTGCTGGGAGTCGACAGCTTCTCTGTGAAAGAGCCACG AGTTCTGTTTGCAATGATCACCAAGAACCTGGTGGCTGTGAAGAGCCAAG AGTCGCCCCCGAGCGAGAACGAACCAAACGgcaacagtcagacagacagagggacagag GAGGCAGAATCAGAAAGCCGCTCTTCATCACcagacaggaggaagaggagaagaaggagggggaggagaaggaggagctgcaggagcaatGAACCAG GCCCCTCCCACAGTgttgaggatgatgaagatgaggaggagtcagaggatgaagaggaagaagaggggaggaagaggaggagatccgACAGCTTCTCCTTTACCTTTGATGACAGCTTGTCCTGGTGTGTGATTGGAGGACTGGGCGGCAAGCGGGACAGACACAGCAGTCAATCATCAGAATCACACAGCACa tctgggaggtcagaggtcacggtcCCAGCCTCAGACTCAGAGAGCGACAACTTCAGCGTTGAATTTGAGGTCGAGTCCGCAGATTCTGACGATTACAATGAAGACGACACTTCTCTGTCGGCCGACGACCAG GTGTACGAGGTCACCATCTTTGAGGCAGAAGACGACGACTCCTTCGATGAAGACACAGAAATCACTGAAGCT GACTACTGGCGGTGTGTGAAGTGTGACGAGTTGAACCCCCCCCTCCCTAGAAACTGTCTCCGCTGTTGGACTCTGCGACGCGATTGGCTGCCTGAGGAGTCCCTCAACGCTACTaactcctccccctccagtCCCAAAGCGCTGCCCAAAAAGCCAACCGACCAATCGGCAGCCAAAGAAGCTTCAG GTTCCGATGTCGAGGAGAACGAAGGAGTCGATGTTCCAGATGGGAAAAGGGCGAGAACTCCTCCTCTGTCGCAGTGTTTCTCTGACTGCACCTCCTCCGCTCCCAACTCCCAggatctcctctcctcctcccagccctcctcctcctactcctccacGGACTCCCAGGAGCTTCTCCAGTCGTCCCTCACATGttcacctcctgctcctgcGGTCCCAGAGTTGGAGCGCAGCGTGTCTGCGGAGTGGCGTTTGCCAGAGTCGTGCCTCGACCCCTGCCTCATCTGTCAGTCCCGGCCCAAGAACGGCTGCATCGTCCACGGACGAACGGGACACCTCATGTCCTGCTACGTCTGCGCCAGGAAGCTGAAGAAGAGGAACAAGCTGTGTCCCGTCTGCAGGCTGCCCATCCAGTCTGTCGTCTTCACCTACCTCAGCTGA